A single region of the Streptomyces sp. NBC_00425 genome encodes:
- a CDS encoding class E sortase, whose protein sequence is MTALRPEREDSYGAASYESFGGEPYGADPYAEQAYRPPADEETVALRIPPSAAFGRGAVPASGASVGAVAPGTPAGGRAARRKAAKGRRGRHGAPGEASESYNGADAPAQDERPLSRVEARRRERARKPSPAVVASRAIGEVFITTGVLMLLFVTYQLWWTNVRAHAQADREASSLQDDWASGKRAPGAFSPGQGFAILHIPKLDVVVPIAEGVSNKKVLDKGMVGHYGEAPLATAMPDAKTGNFGLAGHRNTHGEPFRYINRLQAGDAIVVETQNEYFVYKMTSTLPVTAPSNTSVLDPVPPGSGLTGPGRYITLTTCTPEFTSKYRLIVWGKMVEERPRSKGKPDALVE, encoded by the coding sequence GTGACCGCGCTGCGGCCCGAGCGCGAGGATTCGTACGGCGCCGCGTCGTACGAGTCCTTCGGCGGTGAACCGTACGGCGCCGACCCCTACGCGGAGCAGGCGTACCGGCCGCCCGCCGACGAGGAGACGGTGGCGCTGCGGATACCGCCGTCGGCCGCGTTCGGCCGTGGGGCCGTACCCGCCTCTGGGGCCTCAGTCGGCGCTGTGGCCCCCGGAACCCCCGCGGGCGGCCGAGCGGCCCGCAGGAAGGCGGCCAAGGGGCGCCGTGGGCGTCATGGCGCCCCGGGTGAGGCGTCCGAGTCGTACAACGGGGCCGACGCGCCCGCGCAGGACGAGCGGCCGCTGTCGCGCGTCGAGGCGCGCCGCAGGGAACGGGCGCGCAAGCCGAGCCCGGCGGTGGTCGCCAGCCGGGCGATCGGCGAGGTGTTCATCACCACGGGCGTGCTGATGCTGCTGTTCGTGACCTACCAGCTGTGGTGGACGAACGTGCGGGCCCACGCGCAGGCGGACCGGGAGGCGAGCAGCCTCCAGGACGACTGGGCCAGCGGCAAGCGTGCTCCCGGTGCGTTCTCGCCGGGGCAGGGCTTCGCCATCCTGCACATCCCCAAGCTGGACGTGGTGGTGCCGATCGCCGAGGGCGTCAGCAACAAGAAGGTCCTCGACAAGGGCATGGTCGGCCACTACGGCGAGGCTCCGCTGGCGACGGCGATGCCCGACGCGAAGACCGGGAACTTCGGGCTCGCGGGCCACCGCAACACGCACGGCGAACCGTTCCGGTACATCAACAGGCTGCAGGCGGGCGACGCCATCGTCGTCGAGACGCAGAACGAGTACTTCGTCTACAAGATGACGTCGACGCTGCCGGTGACCGCGCCGAGCAACACGAGCGTCCTCGATCCGGTGCCGCCGGGCTCCGGGCTCACCGGGCCGGGCCGGTACATCACCCTCACCACCTGCACGCCGGAGTTCACCAGCAAGTACCGCTTGATCGTCTGGGGCAAGATGGTCGAGGAACGGCCGCGCAGCAAGGGCAAGCCGGATGCGCTCGTCGAATAG
- a CDS encoding aminodeoxychorismate/anthranilate synthase component II yields MSARILVVDNYDSFVFNLVQYLYQLGAECEVLRNDEVSTAHAQDGFDGVLLSPGPGTPEEAGVCVDMVRHCADTGVPVFGVCLGMQSMQVAYGGVVDRAPELLHGKTSPVEHGGRGVFAGLPSPFTATRYHSLAAEPGTVPAELEVTARTHDGIIMGLRHRELPVEGVQFHPESVLTEHGHRMLANWLVECGDEGAVARSAGLAPVVGRATA; encoded by the coding sequence GTGAGCGCGCGCATTCTCGTCGTCGACAACTACGACAGCTTCGTCTTCAACCTGGTCCAGTACCTGTACCAGCTGGGCGCCGAGTGCGAGGTCCTGCGCAACGACGAGGTCTCCACGGCCCACGCGCAGGACGGCTTCGACGGCGTCCTGCTGTCCCCCGGGCCCGGCACGCCCGAGGAGGCGGGCGTCTGCGTCGACATGGTCCGCCACTGCGCGGACACCGGCGTCCCGGTCTTCGGCGTCTGTCTGGGCATGCAGTCGATGCAGGTGGCGTACGGCGGGGTCGTGGACCGCGCCCCGGAGCTCCTGCACGGCAAGACCTCGCCGGTGGAGCACGGGGGCAGGGGCGTCTTCGCCGGTCTGCCGTCGCCGTTCACCGCGACCCGCTACCACTCGCTGGCCGCCGAGCCGGGGACGGTTCCCGCCGAGCTCGAGGTCACCGCCCGCACCCACGACGGCATCATCATGGGCCTGCGTCACAGGGAACTGCCCGTCGAGGGCGTGCAGTTCCACCCGGAGTCGGTGCTGACCGAGCACGGGCACCGGATGTTGGCCAACTGGCTGGTGGAGTGCGGCGACGAGGGCGCGGTGGCGAGGTCGGCGGGGCTCGCCCCGGTGGTGGGCAGGGCCACGGCGTGA
- a CDS encoding class E sortase, whose product MRVIVRTFSELCVTVGAVIVLFVVYVLFWTGVRADRAMDDQIDALHEQWDRQTAGPAPSASPTGAAPQPSYRGGRPFAVMYIPRLGFTWNKPVLEGTSTGTLKKGLGHYAGTARLGQTGNFSVAGHRRTYGDPFKDFPELRRGDAVVLTDGTTWFTYRIDKGPYKTVPSDVEVIDAVPRKSGYTRPGRYLTLTTCDPEWGHSHRLIVWAHLDSTRPVEAGEPEALRR is encoded by the coding sequence GTGCGGGTGATCGTCAGGACGTTCAGCGAGCTGTGCGTCACCGTGGGCGCCGTCATCGTCCTCTTCGTGGTCTACGTGCTGTTCTGGACCGGAGTGCGGGCCGACCGGGCCATGGACGACCAGATCGACGCCCTGCACGAGCAGTGGGACCGGCAGACCGCGGGACCCGCCCCGAGCGCGAGCCCCACCGGCGCCGCGCCGCAGCCGTCCTACCGCGGCGGCCGCCCCTTCGCGGTGATGTACATCCCGCGTCTTGGTTTCACGTGGAACAAGCCGGTCCTCGAGGGCACGTCGACCGGCACGCTCAAGAAGGGGCTCGGCCACTACGCGGGGACGGCCCGGCTAGGGCAGACCGGGAACTTCTCCGTCGCCGGCCACCGCCGCACCTACGGTGACCCGTTCAAGGACTTTCCCGAGCTCAGACGGGGTGACGCCGTGGTGCTCACGGACGGGACGACCTGGTTCACGTATCGGATCGACAAAGGGCCCTACAAAACAGTGCCCTCGGACGTCGAGGTGATCGACGCTGTGCCACGTAAGTCGGGGTACACGCGTCCGGGCCGGTACCTGACGTTGACCACGTGCGATCCCGAATGGGGCCACAGTCACCGGCTGATCGTCTGGGCGCACCTGGACTCCACACGGCCCGTGGAGGCAGGCGAACCGGAGGCTCTGCGCCGCTAG
- a CDS encoding DUF881 domain-containing protein, with translation MSNSADSPRTGSTGSAPDPGHVSPSNSPAAPDAAAPPASPPPSTPSPGRRGGFGGFRPVRLLTMGVFALAGLLFFTSFTTAKGTNIRTDASLLKLSDLIQERSQKNGELDETNGALRDDVESLAEADDGSTQAQDDKLAGLEKSAGTQKLKGRAVTVTLNDAPPNATAKLPGYPEPQPDYLVIHQQDLQAVVNALWQGGAQGIKVMDQRLISTSAVRCVGNTLILQGRVYSPPYKIQAVGDPEKMQQALADSPAIQNYMVYVNVYGLGWKVTEDGTVTLPGYSGTVDLHYAKPVK, from the coding sequence TTGAGCAATTCTGCCGACTCCCCCCGGACGGGATCAACGGGTTCCGCGCCCGATCCCGGACACGTTTCTCCATCGAATTCCCCGGCGGCCCCGGACGCGGCCGCTCCGCCTGCCTCGCCCCCTCCGTCCACCCCCTCACCCGGCCGCAGGGGCGGCTTCGGCGGCTTCCGCCCGGTGCGGCTGCTCACGATGGGCGTCTTCGCCCTCGCCGGCCTCCTCTTCTTCACCAGCTTCACCACCGCCAAGGGCACCAACATCCGCACGGACGCCTCCCTGCTGAAGCTGTCCGACCTCATCCAGGAGCGCAGCCAGAAGAACGGCGAGCTGGACGAGACCAACGGCGCCCTGCGTGACGACGTCGAATCGCTGGCCGAGGCCGACGACGGCAGCACCCAGGCCCAGGACGACAAGCTCGCCGGACTGGAGAAGAGCGCCGGCACCCAGAAACTCAAGGGCCGGGCGGTCACCGTCACGCTCAACGACGCCCCGCCGAACGCCACCGCCAAACTCCCCGGCTACCCGGAGCCGCAGCCGGACTACCTGGTCATCCACCAGCAGGACCTCCAGGCCGTGGTGAACGCGCTCTGGCAGGGCGGCGCCCAGGGCATCAAGGTCATGGACCAGCGGCTGATCTCCACCAGCGCCGTCCGCTGCGTCGGCAACACCCTGATCCTCCAGGGCCGCGTCTACTCCCCGCCGTACAAGATCCAGGCGGTGGGGGACCCGGAGAAGATGCAGCAGGCGCTCGCGGACTCCCCGGCGATCCAGAACTACATGGTCTACGTGAACGTCTACGGCCTCGGCTGGAAAGTCACCGAGGACGGGACGGTGACTCTGCCGGGCTACTCGGGCACAGTGGATCTGCACTACGCCAAGCCTGTGAAGTAG
- the crgA gene encoding cell division protein CrgA, translated as MPKSRIRKKADYTPPPAKQATAIKLNSRAWVAPVMLAMFIIGLAWIVVFYVTDGTLPIDQLNNWNIVVGFGFIAAGFGVSTQWK; from the coding sequence GTGCCGAAGTCACGTATCCGCAAGAAGGCCGACTACACGCCGCCTCCGGCGAAGCAGGCGACCGCGATCAAGCTGAACAGTCGGGCCTGGGTCGCACCGGTGATGCTGGCCATGTTCATCATCGGGCTCGCCTGGATCGTCGTCTTCTACGTCACCGACGGCACGCTGCCCATCGACCAGCTGAACAACTGGAACATCGTGGTCGGCTTCGGGTTCATCGCGGCCGGGTTCGGCGTCTCCACGCAGTGGAAGTGA
- a CDS encoding rhomboid family intramembrane serine protease: MDQASGSRQDDAHSGLPVCYRHPDRETGVRCTRCERPICPECMVSASVGFQCPHCVREGSGTGHAPSASQPRTIAGGAVAADPHLVTKILIGLNLAMFLVVQVRPSVLESLAIIGQWPPAPFHPTEGVAEGEWYRLLTSMFTHEAIWHFAFNMLSLWWLGGPLERALGRTRYLALYFVSGLAGSALAYLLASPGTATYGASGAIYGLFGATAVLMRHLRYDMRPIIALLVINLIFTFNPGMNLSWQGHIGGLVAGVVVGIAMVHAPRERRALVQFGTCALMLGVVLVVTLLRTAQLT; this comes from the coding sequence ATGGACCAGGCGTCCGGCAGCCGGCAGGACGACGCGCACAGCGGCCTGCCCGTCTGCTACCGGCACCCCGACCGGGAGACCGGCGTGCGCTGCACCCGCTGCGAGCGCCCGATCTGCCCGGAGTGCATGGTCAGCGCCTCCGTCGGCTTCCAGTGCCCCCACTGCGTCCGGGAGGGCTCCGGCACCGGTCACGCCCCGAGCGCCTCGCAGCCCCGCACGATCGCGGGCGGCGCGGTGGCCGCCGACCCGCACCTGGTCACGAAGATCCTCATCGGCCTCAACCTGGCGATGTTCCTGGTCGTGCAGGTGCGTCCCTCGGTGCTGGAGAGCCTTGCGATCATCGGGCAGTGGCCGCCCGCACCCTTCCATCCGACCGAAGGTGTGGCCGAGGGCGAGTGGTACCGCCTCCTCACCTCGATGTTCACGCATGAGGCCATCTGGCATTTCGCCTTCAACATGCTCAGCCTGTGGTGGCTCGGCGGCCCCCTCGAACGGGCTCTGGGGCGGACGCGATACCTGGCGCTCTACTTCGTCTCGGGCCTCGCCGGTAGCGCCCTGGCCTATCTTCTCGCCTCGCCCGGTACTGCCACCTACGGCGCTTCCGGAGCCATCTACGGCCTCTTCGGAGCCACCGCGGTTCTGATGCGTCACCTGCGGTACGACATGCGACCGATCATCGCGCTGCTCGTGATCAACCTGATCTTCACCTTCAACCCTGGCATGAACCTCTCCTGGCAAGGGCACATCGGCGGTCTGGTCGCCGGCGTCGTTGTCGGCATCGCGATGGTGCACGCGCCGCGCGAGCGCCGCGCCCTCGTTCAGTTCGGGACGTGCGCGTTGATGCTGGGTGTGGTCCTCGTCGTCACCCTCCTGAGGACTGCACAGCTCACCTGA
- a CDS encoding peptidylprolyl isomerase has product MAEHLYATLKTNLGDVEIRLFPDHAPKTVKNFVELATGEREWVNPKTGVRSSARLYDGTVFHRVISGFMIQGGDPLGNGTGDPGYQFADEFHPELRFDRPYLLAMANSGPGTNGSQFFITVSPTAWLTRKHTIFGEVTDAASQKVVDAIATVQTNPRTERPLKDIVIDSVVVERRTT; this is encoded by the coding sequence GTGGCCGAGCACCTGTACGCCACCCTGAAGACCAACCTCGGCGACGTCGAGATCCGGCTCTTCCCGGACCACGCCCCCAAGACGGTCAAGAACTTCGTGGAGCTCGCCACCGGCGAGCGCGAGTGGGTCAACCCCAAGACGGGCGTGAGGTCCTCGGCCAGGCTGTACGACGGCACCGTCTTCCACCGGGTGATCAGCGGATTCATGATCCAGGGCGGCGACCCGCTCGGCAACGGCACCGGCGACCCCGGCTACCAGTTCGCGGACGAGTTCCACCCGGAACTGCGATTCGACCGGCCCTACCTGCTGGCGATGGCCAACTCCGGCCCGGGCACCAACGGCTCGCAGTTCTTCATCACGGTCTCCCCGACGGCCTGGCTGACCCGCAAGCACACCATCTTCGGCGAGGTCACGGACGCGGCCAGCCAGAAGGTCGTCGACGCCATCGCGACGGTCCAGACCAACCCGCGCACCGAGCGTCCGCTGAAGGACATCGTGATCGACTCGGTCGTCGTGGAGCGCCGCACGACCTGA
- a CDS encoding DUF5324 family protein, giving the protein MTRIDSVRAATGSAKGSVLHAAEVVAPYADTAKERAALYAQEARVRLAPKVSLAAEQARVQYGTHVAPRLEQALTHVPPKVDLAAHEAAARTRLAARQAADYSRQAADYSRPKIEQAVAAAGPVKNEAAARGTAALAALRGQVTPKEIEKLVRKHRRRARAGKLAKALAVLGAVAGGAYAAYRWWDKQANPDWLVEPPAATEVPASGTTLTSVDGSVDPAVLDPEVQAKQAEEEAADRDDRS; this is encoded by the coding sequence GTGACCCGCATCGACAGCGTGCGCGCCGCGACCGGCTCGGCGAAGGGAAGCGTGCTGCACGCCGCGGAAGTGGTGGCGCCCTACGCCGACACGGCCAAGGAACGGGCCGCGCTCTACGCGCAGGAGGCCCGTGTACGGCTCGCGCCCAAGGTGTCGCTGGCCGCAGAACAGGCCCGCGTGCAGTACGGCACCCACGTCGCCCCGCGCCTGGAGCAGGCTCTGACGCACGTCCCGCCGAAGGTCGACCTGGCCGCGCACGAAGCGGCCGCCCGCACCCGCCTGGCCGCCCGGCAGGCGGCCGACTACTCCCGGCAGGCGGCCGACTACTCCCGGCCGAAGATCGAACAGGCGGTCGCCGCGGCCGGCCCCGTGAAGAACGAAGCCGCCGCCCGTGGCACCGCCGCGCTGGCCGCCCTGCGCGGTCAGGTGACGCCGAAGGAGATCGAGAAGCTGGTGCGCAAGCACCGGCGACGTGCCAGGGCGGGCAAGCTCGCCAAGGCGCTGGCCGTGCTGGGCGCCGTCGCCGGCGGCGCGTACGCGGCCTATCGCTGGTGGGACAAGCAGGCCAACCCGGACTGGCTCGTCGAGCCGCCGGCGGCCACGGAGGTGCCCGCCTCGGGCACCACCCTGACCTCGGTGGACGGCAGTGTCGATCCGGCCGTTCTGGACCCCGAGGTCCAGGCCAAGCAGGCCGAGGAGGAAGCCGCTGACCGCGACGACCGCAGCTGA
- a CDS encoding helix-turn-helix domain-containing protein, giving the protein MDAAQQEATARARELQRNWYGEPLGALFRKLIDDLGLNQARLAGVLGLSAPMLSQLMSGQRAKIGNPAVVQRVQLLQELAAQVADGSVSAAEATERMDEIKRSQGGSVLSNATQSTTSSGAPTVKRVVREIQSLLRSVAAAGDIIDAADTLAPTHPELAEFLRVYGAGRTSDAVTHYQSHQS; this is encoded by the coding sequence ATGGACGCCGCACAGCAGGAAGCGACCGCGAGAGCGCGGGAACTGCAGCGGAACTGGTACGGGGAGCCGCTGGGGGCGCTCTTCCGTAAGCTCATCGACGATCTTGGCCTCAACCAGGCTCGTCTCGCGGGGGTGTTGGGACTGTCGGCGCCGATGCTGTCGCAGCTGATGAGCGGTCAGCGGGCGAAGATCGGCAATCCGGCCGTGGTGCAGCGGGTGCAGCTGCTCCAGGAGTTGGCCGCACAGGTCGCGGACGGCAGCGTCAGCGCCGCCGAGGCGACCGAGCGCATGGACGAGATCAAACGGTCGCAGGGGGGATCGGTGCTCAGCAACGCCACACAGTCGACGACCAGTTCGGGGGCGCCCACGGTGAAGCGGGTGGTCCGCGAGATCCAGTCGCTGCTGCGCTCGGTGGCCGCCGCCGGCGACATCATCGACGCCGCCGACACGCTCGCCCCGACCCACCCCGAACTCGCGGAGTTCCTCCGGGTGTACGGCGCCGGCCGCACCTCCGACGCCGTGACGCACTACCAGTCCCACCAGAGCTGA
- a CDS encoding protein kinase domain-containing protein: MGEVFAARYELADPIGRGGVGAVWRAWDHRRRRYVAAKVLQQSDAHALLRFVREQALRIDHPHVLAPASWAADDDKVLFTMDLVAGGSLAHLVGDYGPLPPVFVCTLLDQLLSGLAAVHAEGVVHRDIKPANILLEATGTARPRLRLSDFGIAMRLGEPRLTDTDLVVGTPGYLAPEQMLGADPDFPADLFAVGLVALYLLEGAKPDAKALVEYFADHGTPGAPKNVPEPLWQVVATLLQPDPQARFRTATGARKALAAAAELLPEPGPDDELIEIFDQLGPLPKGFGPEGPAPRSDGSTTRPENAASRTAGPPDTARPSAASVPSRPSTPPAQTPPRPAAPPPGPTHLPGPPQVPSPSHVPDPSHVPGSAAAAGPAPEPTPTPSHSPSHSPSMSDTGSFPLPPPQPTTGSFPSAPTSDQTSAQSPGPRPPGHTPPPVSPASAYHQPSYRPAYRPTHQPTHQPTYQPAYETTFALPTREPRADTSSTLSYTARDSRTPQHPQHVEHPHHVQHAPAAQAASPQTGRRGHRAARRGRPGPPMQVAVPLLLLALACYAVGFWALARI; encoded by the coding sequence ATGGGTGAGGTCTTCGCCGCACGGTACGAACTGGCCGACCCGATCGGCCGCGGAGGGGTCGGCGCGGTCTGGCGCGCCTGGGACCATCGCCGCCGCCGTTACGTCGCCGCCAAGGTGCTCCAGCAGAGCGACGCGCACGCGCTGCTGCGCTTCGTGCGCGAACAGGCGCTGCGGATCGACCATCCTCATGTGCTCGCGCCCGCGAGCTGGGCGGCCGACGACGACAAGGTGCTGTTCACCATGGACCTGGTGGCCGGCGGTTCGCTGGCCCACCTGGTCGGCGACTACGGGCCGCTGCCGCCGGTGTTCGTGTGCACGCTCCTGGACCAGCTCCTCTCCGGGCTCGCCGCGGTCCACGCGGAAGGCGTCGTGCACCGCGACATCAAGCCCGCCAACATCCTGCTGGAGGCCACCGGGACGGCCCGGCCGCGCCTCAGACTCTCCGACTTCGGCATCGCGATGCGGCTGGGCGAGCCCCGGCTGACCGACACCGACCTCGTGGTGGGGACGCCGGGTTACCTCGCACCCGAGCAGATGCTGGGCGCCGACCCGGACTTCCCGGCCGACCTGTTCGCGGTCGGACTGGTCGCGCTGTACCTGCTCGAAGGGGCCAAGCCGGACGCCAAGGCCCTGGTCGAGTACTTCGCGGACCACGGAACGCCGGGCGCGCCCAAGAACGTCCCCGAGCCGCTGTGGCAGGTCGTGGCCACCCTCCTGCAGCCGGACCCACAGGCGCGCTTCCGTACGGCCACGGGGGCTCGCAAGGCCCTCGCGGCGGCCGCCGAACTCCTTCCGGAGCCGGGACCGGACGACGAGCTGATCGAGATATTCGACCAACTCGGGCCGCTGCCCAAGGGGTTCGGTCCCGAAGGTCCCGCGCCCCGGTCCGACGGCTCGACCACCCGTCCCGAGAACGCCGCGTCCCGGACCGCCGGCCCACCGGACACCGCCCGCCCGAGCGCCGCGTCGGTGCCGTCCCGGCCGTCCACCCCGCCTGCTCAGACGCCGCCCCGCCCCGCCGCCCCGCCGCCCGGCCCCACGCACCTTCCCGGTCCCCCGCAGGTTCCGAGTCCTTCGCACGTGCCGGATCCTTCGCACGTGCCGGGGTCCGCTGCCGCGGCCGGCCCGGCTCCCGAGCCCACCCCGACCCCGTCGCACTCGCCGTCGCACTCGCCGTCGATGTCGGACACCGGCAGCTTCCCGCTGCCGCCTCCGCAGCCGACGACCGGCTCGTTCCCCTCCGCGCCGACGTCCGATCAGACGTCCGCGCAGTCCCCCGGGCCCCGTCCTCCCGGCCACACGCCACCGCCCGTCTCCCCCGCCTCCGCGTACCACCAGCCCTCGTACCGACCTGCGTACCGGCCCACGCATCAACCCACGCATCAGCCCACGTATCAACCCGCGTACGAGACCACGTTCGCCCTGCCCACTCGCGAGCCGCGGGCCGACACCTCCTCGACCCTCTCGTACACCGCGCGGGACTCCCGGACCCCGCAGCACCCCCAGCACGTGGAGCACCCGCACCATGTGCAGCACGCACCTGCGGCGCAGGCGGCTTCGCCGCAGACCGGGCGCCGGGGGCATCGCGCCGCCCGCCGGGGACGACCGGGGCCGCCGATGCAGGTCGCGGTGCCCCTGCTGCTGCTCGCGCTGGCCTGTTACGCGGTGGGGTTCTGGGCGCTGGCCCGCATCTGA
- a CDS encoding DLW-39 family protein, with translation MKKLLLVALAAIGGLLVYRQIQADRAEQDLWTEATDSVPTGS, from the coding sequence GTGAAGAAGCTTCTCCTGGTCGCACTGGCCGCCATCGGCGGGCTCCTCGTGTACCGCCAGATCCAGGCGGACCGCGCCGAGCAGGATCTGTGGACGGAGGCGACCGACTCCGTGCCCACGGGTTCCTGA
- a CDS encoding DUF6344 domain-containing protein, which produces MTDNRVMKLWTAIVTAFLALCTALGLITTTAATAAALTGPARSAESAGAAQEPTRTTASPSTWLWSQARSLPPTMKQRIRAEAHGKSPSCRHHGQPDTEAAEHTTSCTPEDPAAPAVPQQN; this is translated from the coding sequence ATGACCGACAACCGCGTCATGAAGCTGTGGACCGCCATCGTCACCGCCTTCCTCGCGCTGTGCACGGCGCTCGGACTCATCACGACGACCGCCGCGACGGCCGCGGCCCTGACCGGGCCGGCACGCAGCGCGGAAAGCGCCGGCGCCGCACAGGAGCCGACACGGACGACGGCGTCGCCGTCGACCTGGCTCTGGTCCCAGGCCCGCTCCCTGCCCCCCACGATGAAACAGCGCATCCGCGCCGAGGCGCACGGCAAGTCCCCCAGCTGCCGCCACCACGGCCAGCCGGACACCGAAGCAGCCGAGCACACGACGTCCTGCACCCCCGAGGACCCCGCCGCACCGGCTGTCCCCCAGCAGAACTGA
- a CDS encoding ArsI/CadI family heavy metal resistance metalloenzyme gives MSRAQLALRVSDLEASITFYAKLFGTGPAKRREGYANFAITEPPLKLVLIEGEPGEETRLDHLGVEVESTDQVNAATTRLKDAGLATFEENDTSCCYALQDKVWVHGPGREPWEVYVVKADADTLGESADPDGAGDGCCTGQATAEGAPASAGCACR, from the coding sequence ATGTCCCGTGCTCAGCTCGCCCTGCGCGTCAGCGACCTCGAAGCGTCGATCACCTTCTACGCGAAGCTGTTCGGCACCGGACCGGCCAAGCGGCGCGAGGGCTACGCCAACTTCGCCATCACCGAACCCCCGCTCAAGCTCGTGCTCATCGAGGGCGAGCCCGGCGAGGAGACGCGCCTTGACCACCTCGGCGTCGAGGTCGAGTCCACCGACCAGGTCAACGCGGCCACCACGCGGCTCAAGGACGCCGGCCTGGCCACCTTCGAGGAGAACGACACCTCCTGCTGCTACGCACTCCAGGACAAGGTGTGGGTCCACGGTCCGGGGCGGGAGCCCTGGGAGGTCTACGTGGTCAAGGCGGACGCCGACACGCTCGGCGAGAGCGCCGACCCCGACGGCGCCGGTGACGGCTGCTGCACCGGTCAGGCCACCGCGGAGGGCGCCCCGGCGAGCGCAGGGTGCGCCTGCCGCTGA
- a CDS encoding DUF3566 domain-containing protein produces MSGATGAGTSAGTGKNGGGRGSAASAGDARTTDARGAGDAEGRAADTHTTQLKAIKAPAADSPSPSTGPRPPKGSPGSSGGPAAQTSQAGSKGPQGTQGGTVTDTRGAQSKQEASPLPGERQPQQPAGPYHPPQAYPTQAPPAADTVRRPRTGARTTPRVRKARLRVAKADPWSVMKVSFLLSIALGICTIVAAAMLWMVMDAMGVFSTVGGTISEATGSNESNGFDLQSFLSLPHVLMFTSIIAVIDVVLATALATLGAFIYNLSAGFVGGVELTLAEDE; encoded by the coding sequence GTGAGCGGAGCCACGGGCGCCGGTACGTCTGCCGGCACGGGCAAGAACGGCGGCGGCCGTGGCTCCGCCGCGTCGGCGGGGGACGCGCGGACGACCGACGCGCGGGGCGCGGGGGATGCCGAGGGGCGTGCGGCCGACACCCACACCACCCAGCTGAAGGCCATCAAGGCCCCCGCCGCCGACTCGCCCTCGCCCTCCACCGGCCCGCGGCCGCCCAAGGGATCCCCGGGATCCTCCGGCGGGCCGGCCGCCCAGACCTCTCAGGCAGGATCCAAGGGCCCTCAGGGGACTCAGGGGGGAACCGTGACGGACACCCGAGGCGCGCAGAGCAAGCAGGAGGCATCGCCGCTTCCCGGCGAACGGCAGCCGCAGCAGCCCGCGGGGCCCTACCACCCGCCGCAGGCCTATCCCACCCAGGCGCCTCCGGCGGCCGACACGGTGCGCCGGCCGCGGACGGGCGCCCGCACCACGCCCCGCGTGCGCAAGGCGCGGCTGCGCGTGGCGAAGGCCGACCCGTGGTCGGTGATGAAGGTGAGCTTCCTGCTCTCCATCGCGCTGGGCATCTGCACGATCGTCGCGGCGGCCATGCTGTGGATGGTCATGGACGCCATGGGCGTGTTCTCGACGGTCGGCGGCACCATCTCGGAGGCGACCGGCTCGAACGAGTCGAACGGCTTCGACCTCCAGTCGTTCCTGTCGCTCCCCCACGTCCTGATGTTCACGTCGATCATCGCGGTCATCGACGTCGTCCTCGCGACGGCCCTCGCGACGCTCGGCGCGTTCATCTACAACCTCTCCGCGGGCTTCGTCGGCGGCGTCGAGCTGACCCTCGCAGAGGACGAGTGA